The genomic stretch GTGGGTTCGCATGTGTGTCATTAAGTTGTTGTGTCGTGTAAAAGTTTTAGCACAAAATGAACATGTATGCGGTTTTTCCCCCGTGTGCGTCCTTGTGTGCGATACCATATATGACCTGCGAGAGAATCTTTtttcacaaactgaacaactaaagggtttttcaccagtgtgcgttctcatgtgtgacACCATTGCTACATTTTGGGAGAATCCTTTACCACAAAATaagcaactgaaaggtttttcccccgtgtgcgttctcatgtggatTATAATACTTGACTTTCGAGGAAATCTTTTATCGCAAACTgagcaactgaaaggtttttctccggtatGTGTccgcatgtgtcgagtcaaatccCCCTTTTTAGGAAATCTTTTCGCGCAAACTGAGCAGGTTAAATGGTCTTTGCCTTTTTCAGAGCATTCAGAGGGTTTGTCGTCAGTATCAGTCCTTATATCAATTTCACAGtccgtatcgctgctcaaaggctCGTGGGTGTCGTCGTCCCTCTCTTCATTCTGAGGAGAGGGTGACGTTGTGTCGTCCCTATCTGATAGCGGGGCTAAGAGGTTGTCTGCTTGTGGTTTCTCtccatcatcttcagtcttcatagGAACAACAGCCAGTGGAAACTTGGCGGGATGAGCCGCCTCtcgccctagaagacactctctcTCCTGAGTGATACGgagttcttcctcttcctctttaacatcgtggggctgtggatcctcctgctTCAATGTGCAGCTTACCCCCTTCCTCGGCTGCTGGACATCTGCAGGACACAAGTAAAACCAAACACAATTCAGGCAAAGGAGTTCAAATACAAATCTAAAATGCCTCAAAAGGTCGTAAAAATAAAAACCAGCCTAAAACCCTATTTAGCTTTGAAAGACACGATGAATTAAACAAACAACACAGGTGCATCATGTTTTTACTGActtttcttagacttagacttagacttcctttttattgtcattcaaatttgaactttacagtacagataagaatgacatttccttgcattagctcatggtagtgctggataaaaaagcaataaggtgcagatataaataaatagattactgtacagataaatatattgcacttttgcatatacatccaggtttatggatgtatgttatattgtctttatattccagccagttaatccatttttgggggggaattgaggggattattatgatgcgttcaagagtcttacggcctgagggaagaagctgttacagaacctggaggttctgcttcggaggctgcggaacctctttctagagtccagcagtgaaaactgtccttggtgggggtgcagattttctgagccctggtcaggcagcggctttttgcgatctcctggataggaggaagaggagtcccaaaacgcacccagcaaagtcccacgggaagtgggggagaaaagttggaaaagtcggcaaaagtccccaaaatgttcaaaatagccacccaggttcgagtcccacaagtcttgCCGCCGGCCGCGCacgtcccgggatgcccaacatgtccaaaacacacccagcaaagtcccacgggaagtgggggagaaaagttagaaaagtcagcaaaagtccccaaaatgttaaaaaatcacacccaggtttgagtgccacaagtcccgccgccgaccgcgcgagtcccgggatgcccacaaTGTCTAAAACgcccccagcaaagtcccacgggaagtgggggagaaaagttggaaaagtctgaAAATCTTGAGATGTTTCTTCAGTTTAATTGGATTCTACTTGTGGTAAATTCAGTCGATTGGACCTCCTTTGGAAAAGCCCACACCTACATACACTGTTATCTGCTGGGGTGGCAGCACATTTAAGGAGGACTCCTTTAGGCTGAACACACTAATAAGGAGGTCAAGAGTTGTGATTGGCATAGAGTTTGACTATATCATCATAGACCACAcccgggcaaattaaggcccaatAATCtattcaatctggcccaccggacattcccaaataattttttttagatatttaagatggaaactgtagctgccattgtgatgtgcagtgatgttttcaaattaccgcaaGTAttaaactatacaaagtatttcaatggttggaatccgcgcttttgcatgatatgctagttactatagtaatctaattCACagagtgggtggggagcgtttccacagagtgtttcccgagcggccagcctgaaatgcgggtgtcaggaatAGAcgaggaaggagatttttacaacaaagttctaaagcttagtggtaCATCACATACTGTagatcagatttttttgttttgtttgtttttttacccttcgcgttcatatttcgctgtgtttgttgcgtttttgttgcgtttcgcttgattgtaaaatatgtggatggagagagggtgttacgttcatatgttgtcaatattcagtgttttatccttcatagtcaATATTGCAAATCTCacagtctttattttcatgtaccgtacattctgggtgtctcattcagtaaaaaaaattaaaattccattccgtttttaaaggCGGTCTGTCGTTACGTTTTCAGCatacaatcagacattattgtgaggttttgtattagtgttcctaaaaatagatataccggcccccagacacatttttttctccccTAAATTCACTTAATTTCTCAGGTAAACCTACAATTACTTGTATTCCAACATGtggcttcttcccggaagtgaaaacctgTGGTGGTCAACCCAGCCAAGATGGTTGTTGCACAGCAAGCGCagcgcaaactatctgagtacaaacgaggcttaaatcttcctgcaaaaagcagatatacgagcaaaaattataacaatatcaatattggCGCCTTGAGTATTGGGAAATAACGATATTGATCTGAAACTATATCAGTACtaatcaaacagagaacaatggtatgtatgaaaaacacaaatatattctTAACCGTCTGGAATACTTatcctgtctttaaattgaagtggagtgtaaTTGTTTTTGGCAACACCAGGTGACCAAAGCAATTCATTAAATTAAGTTTATGAAGCAATAATCTGATGATGCAgaaacatttgttactggatattttctaatacGATTTTGCCTTGGAAAATTTTGTATAtgcaagtaatatgcaactatagttatttgatgaatgtttatattgacaaattgcaatattgttcaattaaggacacttattattattatatggaaTGTGCCAGGGTTGGCCTCAGACTGAACGCAAAGAAGACTAAGGTAATCACCTATAACCTACACATGAACCACCCGCCAATAACAACATCAGATGGCAACGCTCTGCGAGAGGTCAATGATGTCAAGTACTTGGGTTCCTGGATGAACTCCACAGAACAAGACCTTAAGGACAGGAAGGCACTAGcgtggagggccctgaacggtaTGTCAAGAGTGTGGTGCTCGAATCTCTCCCGACACATAAAGCTGAGTCTAGTCCACGTCACTGTAGAGTCTGTCCTCCTGTATGGCTGCGTAAGCTGGACCCTGATACCCACCCTGCAGAAGTCCCTAGATGGGTGCTACACCAGAATGATACGAGCTGTTCTGAATGTGGACCGGAACATCCACATCACCAACAAGGACCTGTACGGGCAACTGCCGAGGCTCGGCAAGAAGGTAACAGCTAGGAGGATGAGGCTGGCCGGCCACTGCCACAGACATCGGGAGCTTCCGGCCAGCAGGCTGGTCCTATGGGAACCAACGCACGGGCATTGACGCGAGGACGTCCCGCGCTAACGTACGTGGACATCCTGAAGAAAGATGCGGGAGCTGAAAGCTCTACGGAATGATTAGAGACTCCGATGGAAGCTCGTCTGAGAACGACCGAGAGAgcttgcttgtattccgacatgTGACTTCTCCctagaagtgaaaaccagtggtggtcgacccagctaagatggctgttgtacagcaaagcAGCGCGCAAACCCTCTCAGTACAAAAGAGGTTTAAATCTTGTGCCGCGTAcctttaaaatgagcaaaatacgcaaatattaaatgttattataaatgtgtctgttactacattgcagtATTTATATAAAACCTTATTGGGGGTGTTTGGATGGTTTTTAAGGGCTGtgaaggcagaatagagcggccccTATAGGCTCCGTTGTAAGAcgacttttgatcgcatgtatttattattttgaatgcattgtggcacaggggttagtgcatgtgcctcacaatacgaaggtcctgagtagtcctgggttcaatcccgggctctggatctttctgtgtggagtttgcatgttctccccgtgactgcgtgggttccctccgggtactccggcttcctaccacctccaaaaacatgcacctgggtataggttgattggcaacactaaatggtgcctagtgtgtgaatgtgagtgtgaatgttgtctgtctatctgtgttggccctgtgatgaggtggtgacttgtccagggtgtaccccgccttccgcccgattgtaactgaaataggctccagcaccgccccgcaaccccaaaagggacaagcggtagaaaatggatggatgtatggataaaAAATacacatccgttgtcatgtctttcataatgattgtgaacgataggcaacattttttttaaaaaagtgcagttcccctttaagatgcaAGCCGATAGAGCTAAATGTTTTGCTGATATCAATATCAAATTGGGGCGCCACTAGTAATAATGACATAAAACATTCTAGACTTGTAATTTTCTTTTTTGTAATGCTAAAGGGCCCcataaaggcttagttggccacatgcgtggacagcaccttttagctcttatttccaaaattgtgtacactactgaattggggtcttaaggCCGCTTATGTGgccacttatactgccatctggtggtgtcagaagagtataacatacaatggaatttggaaaaaaaataagtgtaaaaataagaattagcatgtcactacacatgaagtacacggttgtgtacttatggactaagtacatcatatcaaaagatgattcttagtttttattctaattagggtccaataagcccaaatagtaaagagaaattaaaaaaaagcatgtaaacacactgcaaaaactgaaatctaaatatctcaaataagggtgatatttgcttattttctgtctgataagataattcttctcactaagcagattttatgttagagtgttttacttgtttta from Entelurus aequoreus isolate RoL-2023_Sb linkage group LG17, RoL_Eaeq_v1.1, whole genome shotgun sequence encodes the following:
- the LOC133631842 gene encoding oocyte zinc finger protein XlCOF7.1-like; the protein is MFKELVKKRLMAAADEIFTVFERTIVSYEKELSRIKEEKERYRQQLEAVSQTQFGPHAEDVQQPRKGVSCTLKQEDPQPHDVKEEEEELRITQERECLLGREAAHPAKFPLAVVPMKTEDDGEKPQADNLLAPLSDRDDTTSPSPQNEERDDDTHEPLSSDTDCEIDIRTDTDDKPSECSEKGKDHLTCSVCAKRFPKKGDLTRHMRTHTGEKPFSCSVCDKRFPRKSSIIIHMRTHTGEKPFSCLFCGKGFSQNVAMVSHMRTHTGEKPFSCSVCEKRFSRRSYMVSHTRTHTGEKPHTCSFCAKTFTRHNNLMTHMRTHNGE